A genomic region of Streptomyces sp. NBC_00247 contains the following coding sequences:
- a CDS encoding alpha/beta fold hydrolase, which produces MSIAHRLLGSGDHKVLVLHDWFGTSAGWGSFLDYLDGDTFSYAFLDYRGYGDRKAVTGTYTLTEIADDALTLADELGWQRFSLIGHSMGGKAVQQVLAQAPQRVRKLVGLAPVPAGAYPLDADGEALFYGAAHDRDKRLAIMDLVTGRRASRVWVDLMVDRSLQLSTREAFGGYVRDWVSADLTERIAGSTVPVKVIVGEHDLALTAEVMRGTWLSHYPHAELEEIANCGHYPMHETPVALATALEAFLRT; this is translated from the coding sequence ATGAGCATTGCGCACCGCCTGCTCGGATCCGGTGACCACAAGGTCCTGGTGCTCCACGACTGGTTCGGCACCAGCGCCGGATGGGGATCGTTCCTCGACTACCTCGACGGCGACACCTTCAGCTACGCCTTCCTCGACTACCGCGGTTACGGCGATCGCAAGGCCGTCACCGGCACCTACACACTCACCGAGATCGCCGACGACGCCCTCACGCTGGCCGACGAACTCGGCTGGCAGCGCTTCTCCCTCATCGGCCACTCAATGGGCGGGAAAGCCGTCCAGCAAGTACTGGCGCAAGCCCCTCAGCGGGTGCGCAAGCTGGTAGGGCTCGCTCCCGTCCCCGCAGGGGCGTACCCGCTGGACGCCGACGGCGAGGCCCTCTTCTACGGCGCCGCGCACGACCGCGACAAGCGGCTGGCGATCATGGATCTGGTCACCGGTCGACGCGCGAGCAGGGTATGGGTCGATCTGATGGTCGACCGCTCCCTCCAGCTCTCAACCCGAGAAGCGTTCGGCGGCTACGTCAGGGACTGGGTCTCCGCCGACCTGACCGAGCGGATCGCCGGCAGCACCGTCCCGGTGAAAGTCATCGTCGGGGAGCACGATCTCGCCCTGACGGCCGAGGTGATGCGGGGAACGTGGCTCAGCCACTACCCGCACGCCGAACTCGAAGAAATCGCGAACTGCGGCCACTACCCGATGCATGAGACCCCGGTGGCACTGGCAACAGCGCTGGAGGCATTTCTGCGCACCTGA